DNA from Thermomicrobium roseum DSM 5159:
ACTTGCCGATCGCGATGTCTCCCCCTACACTGCCGGTGAGCGGACCGACCAGACCGAAAGGAGAGACGATCGCGATGGGACGGCGGAAACCGAGCCTGACGCCGGAGGAAGCCCGCGCCCTGCACCATGAAGCGCTCGTCATCGACTCGCAACAGCCGCCGATCACGAGCGGTGCGCTCTTCACCCCCCGCATGCAGCAACTCGTCAGCGAATACGCGCGGCTCGGTCGCACGCGTGCCGAAATCCAGCCGCTGCTCGAAGCGATGATCGTTCGCGAACTCCGCGATTCGGCAGAGGCACGCGAGTCGTACCTGAACCTCTGGCGACGAGCTGGCGTCACGGTCGCCTGCGGCACGTTCTCCGGCCCTGGACCGATCAGTCAGGCCTTCGAGCAAGCCGTCCGGCGTATCGCGAACGCCCACGCAATCGTCGACCTCCTCACGGACCATCTCGTGCTCGTCCGCGAAGCCGCGGATATCGAGCGGGCGCACCGCGAAGGCAAGCACGGGATCGTGATCGATTTCCAAGACACACTCGCGTTCGGCGACGATCTCGATCGCATCGAGTTGTTCCATAACCTGGGTCTGCGCATGGTCCAGCTGACGTACAACCTCCAGAACCTGGTCGGTGACGGCTGCACCGAGCGTTATCAGGGCGGACTGACGACCTTCGGCCTCGAGGTCGTCCGCCGGCTGAACGACCTCCGGATTCTCGTCGATATCAGTCACTGTAGCGAGCAGGTGGGGTGGGACGCTCTCGCCGTCTCCACGGCACCCGTCGTCGTGTCCCACTCCGCAGCCAAGGCGTTGTCCGGCCACCCTCGTGCCAAATCGGACGAACTCGCCCGTGCTGTCGCCGAGCGCGGGGGATACTTCGGCGTCGTCGTCGTACCGGGCTTTCTCAGCGCGCATCCCCACGTCACGTTGGAGAACTTCGTGCGGCATGTCGAGCACATGGTCGATGTCTGTGGTATCGATCAGGTCGGTATCGGAACGGACAAGATGGGACCACCGAGTTCCCGGACTGGATCGCTCATCGAGTACCCGCCCGAAATGCCAGCGACATTACCAGGAAGCTTCGACTGGACAGGTTTCCGACTCGAGGAGCACCGCTTGACTCCCGACTATCAGATCGAGGGCTACGAAACATTCGCCGATTGGCCGAACCTGACCGTCGCGCTCGCCCAAGCGGGCTTCACCGAAGAGGAACTCCGCAAGCTGCTCGGGCTCAACTTCTTGCGCGTTTTCCGCGAGGTCGTCGGCTGAATCCGATACCGCGAGTGTTAGGATTAGCGAGGAACTCGGCGGCAAAGGGCGGAGATCGGTCTTGCGGCCCCTCTCGCACCCGCTCGCCAACTCCGCTGGCATCACTCCGACGTTGGAGGATGGTGATGGAAGCCTCGATTCGGCTGGGAAGGCTCCGCGGCATCGAGATCGGCGTGCACTACAGTTGGCTCCTCGTCTTCGCCCTGTTGACCTACTCCCTGGCGGTCGGCGTCTTTCCGAGCTGGTATCCCGGTTGGAGTTCTGGAACCTATTGGGCGGTCGGCGCACTCGCGAGCGTCCTGCTGTTCGCTTCTGTTCTGGCCCACGAACTGGGACACTCGCTGGTTGCGCAGTCCCGTGGTGTACCCGTCATCAGCATCGTCCTGTTCATCTTCGGTGGCGTCGCGCAACTGGCTGACGAAGCACGCCGAGCGCGCGACGAGTTTCTCATCGCTGTCGCCGGACCGCTCGTCAGCGTCGCGATCGGTATCGTCTCGCTCGGACTCTGGCCGATCGTCGAGGACATCAGCCAACCCCTCGGGGCGATCTTCGAGTACCTGGGGTGGGCCAACCTGATCCTCGTCGCGTTCAACTCGATCCCGGCCTATCCGCTCGATGGTGGACGCGTCCTCCGAGCGCTCCTGTGGGGGACACTCGGCAACGTTCTCCGCGCAACACGGATCGCAGCCGGGATCGGTGTCGCGATCGGGTTCTTGTTCATGGCGGGTGGGCTCTTCCTCGTGTTCCGTTCGCCGCTTTCCGGTATCTGGCTCATCGCACTCGGCTGGTTTCTCCAGAATGCTGCTCAGCAGTCGTACCAGCAATTGGTGATCCGCCGCTTGTTCGAAGGAGTGCATGTCGGCCAGCTCATGGATCCCGATCCGCCGACCATCCGCCCCGACGCGACGATCGACGAACTCGTCGATGCCTTGCTCGCCTACAACGTGCGCAGCTTCCCAGTCGTCGAGGACGGACGGCTCGTCGGAATCGTCACATTGACCGATGTGCGACACGCACCGCGCGAGCAGTGGCCGATCCGGCGCGTCCGCGACTTGATGACTCCGCGCGAGCGGCTGATCACGGCGAAACCAGAAGACGATCTCGAGCGGATCCTCCGCCTGATGGCGACGCACGAGATC
Protein-coding regions in this window:
- a CDS encoding site-2 protease family protein, with amino-acid sequence MEASIRLGRLRGIEIGVHYSWLLVFALLTYSLAVGVFPSWYPGWSSGTYWAVGALASVLLFASVLAHELGHSLVAQSRGVPVISIVLFIFGGVAQLADEARRARDEFLIAVAGPLVSVAIGIVSLGLWPIVEDISQPLGAIFEYLGWANLILVAFNSIPAYPLDGGRVLRALLWGTLGNVLRATRIAAGIGVAIGFLFMAGGLFLVFRSPLSGIWLIALGWFLQNAAQQSYQQLVIRRLFEGVHVGQLMDPDPPTIRPDATIDELVDALLAYNVRSFPVVEDGRLVGIVTLTDVRHAPREQWPIRRVRDLMTPRERLITAKPEDDLERILRLMATHEIHQIPIVDDSRLLGLLTRNALLRFLQLRQELGRLPDEVAVLYAQRQRERRAS
- a CDS encoding dipeptidase, which codes for MGRRKPSLTPEEARALHHEALVIDSQQPPITSGALFTPRMQQLVSEYARLGRTRAEIQPLLEAMIVRELRDSAEARESYLNLWRRAGVTVACGTFSGPGPISQAFEQAVRRIANAHAIVDLLTDHLVLVREAADIERAHREGKHGIVIDFQDTLAFGDDLDRIELFHNLGLRMVQLTYNLQNLVGDGCTERYQGGLTTFGLEVVRRLNDLRILVDISHCSEQVGWDALAVSTAPVVVSHSAAKALSGHPRAKSDELARAVAERGGYFGVVVVPGFLSAHPHVTLENFVRHVEHMVDVCGIDQVGIGTDKMGPPSSRTGSLIEYPPEMPATLPGSFDWTGFRLEEHRLTPDYQIEGYETFADWPNLTVALAQAGFTEEELRKLLGLNFLRVFREVVG